The Verrucomicrobiota bacterium genome window below encodes:
- a CDS encoding VacJ family lipoprotein: protein MTEQHYLRPFQPIVVPLLPVQTNRPGIQINWQEDGYQSVAIRYRPIKPATKVTCLSFNPNDQPSPLPRRYRPADALKYFFRNNKKVGHLKVQPGNILCGFTLMLCGLFLAPSSRGQESIIGGAQPAATEAVVLPKSVPDPIEPFNRVMWSFNKGLMTGVIKPTSRVYRFVVVKSVRTKIGNFGKNLTYPGRLINNLLQGKWTGARDESYRFACNTTVGVAGIFDVAERWHIPKSDADFGQTFGQWGWQPACFIMLPIFGPSNERDTIGLAADTAANPLIYIAPYKLVVSNPLTYLGPYSYFTYSVMYNDFADTVRESVRFSQAETDPYSEIQYAWTFARKNRVANFQVKGKTDEASLETLESVFFTFKDPEFPDHGQTRSVLIPATGRKLPFTYWLQPGKAPVVYIVPGLGAHRLSQPSLALAELIYNQGFSAVCVSSAFNAEFMEHASTAAMPAYLPVDGRDIHGALTEIDRRLMALYPDRLGKKVMLGYSMGAYYSLFVAASTPTNQVPLIKFDRFVAINSPVRLLHGADKLDEFYRAPLDWPVAERANNIENTFLKVAELSKHKLTPYTSLPFSAIESKFLIGMTFRFTLRDVIFSSQQRHNQAVLQHPIRSLRRDPVYQEILAYSFQDYFEKFAIPYYQAQGLASPTAEVLKSANDLRTYDAALRGNPNIRLILNHNDFLLADEDLVWLHATFPPSQLTVFEQGGHLGNLNHPGVQQAILGALSGLKSAPSKSP from the coding sequence ATGACAGAACAACACTATCTCCGCCCCTTCCAGCCCATCGTGGTTCCTTTACTGCCGGTGCAAACAAACCGACCCGGAATCCAAATCAACTGGCAGGAAGATGGCTACCAGAGCGTGGCAATTCGGTACCGTCCTATCAAACCGGCCACGAAGGTAACCTGCCTCAGTTTTAACCCAAACGATCAGCCCAGCCCGCTCCCACGGCGGTATCGCCCGGCCGACGCGCTAAAATATTTTTTTCGAAATAACAAGAAGGTAGGTCATTTAAAGGTGCAACCAGGCAATATCCTCTGCGGTTTCACGCTGATGCTCTGCGGCTTGTTCCTGGCACCGTCCTCCCGCGGACAGGAGTCCATCATTGGCGGCGCACAGCCAGCAGCCACGGAGGCGGTGGTACTCCCCAAATCCGTCCCTGACCCCATTGAACCGTTTAATCGGGTAATGTGGTCTTTCAACAAGGGGCTGATGACTGGCGTCATCAAGCCGACCAGCCGGGTTTACCGGTTTGTCGTTGTGAAATCGGTTCGAACCAAAATCGGAAACTTTGGCAAGAACCTCACTTACCCGGGACGTTTGATTAACAATCTGCTCCAGGGAAAGTGGACTGGCGCCCGCGATGAATCCTACCGGTTTGCCTGCAACACCACCGTCGGGGTGGCCGGCATCTTCGACGTGGCGGAACGCTGGCACATTCCGAAGTCCGATGCCGATTTCGGCCAGACGTTCGGCCAGTGGGGCTGGCAGCCGGCCTGTTTTATCATGTTGCCGATTTTTGGACCGAGCAACGAACGGGATACCATTGGCCTGGCCGCCGACACCGCCGCCAACCCCCTGATCTATATCGCACCCTATAAATTAGTAGTTAGCAATCCACTGACGTATCTCGGCCCGTACAGCTATTTCACCTACTCGGTCATGTATAACGACTTTGCCGACACCGTGCGCGAATCGGTGCGATTCAGTCAGGCGGAAACGGATCCGTATTCCGAGATTCAGTATGCCTGGACGTTCGCGCGCAAAAACCGGGTGGCGAACTTCCAAGTGAAGGGAAAAACGGACGAAGCCTCGCTGGAAACCCTCGAATCCGTCTTCTTCACGTTTAAAGACCCGGAGTTCCCCGACCATGGCCAGACCCGGTCGGTGCTGATTCCAGCCACCGGGCGGAAATTGCCGTTCACGTATTGGTTGCAACCGGGAAAAGCGCCCGTGGTGTACATCGTTCCCGGGCTGGGCGCGCATCGGCTCTCCCAACCCTCCCTGGCCCTGGCCGAATTGATTTACAATCAAGGTTTTTCCGCCGTATGCGTCAGCAGCGCGTTCAACGCCGAGTTCATGGAACATGCCTCGACGGCGGCCATGCCCGCTTATCTGCCCGTGGACGGGCGGGATATCCATGGCGCGTTGACGGAAATTGATCGGCGCCTCATGGCGCTTTATCCGGATCGGTTGGGCAAAAAAGTGATGTTGGGTTATTCCATGGGTGCCTATTATTCGTTGTTTGTCGCCGCGAGTACCCCGACAAATCAGGTGCCCTTGATTAAATTTGACCGCTTTGTCGCCATCAACTCCCCGGTCCGCTTGCTTCATGGAGCGGACAAGCTGGACGAATTTTACCGAGCACCTTTGGACTGGCCGGTCGCGGAACGCGCCAACAACATCGAAAACACCTTTCTCAAGGTGGCCGAACTGAGCAAGCACAAGCTCACGCCGTACACCTCGCTGCCCTTCAGTGCCATCGAGTCCAAATTTCTCATCGGCATGACGTTTCGTTTCACGTTGCGCGATGTGATTTTCAGCAGTCAGCAACGCCATAATCAAGCCGTTCTCCAACACCCGATCCGGAGCTTGCGGCGCGACCCCGTGTATCAGGAAATTCTGGCGTATTCCTTCCAGGACTATTTTGAGAAATTTGCGATTCCGTATTATCAGGCCCAGGGCCTGGCCTCACCCACGGCGGAGGTGTTAAAAAGCGCCAATGATTTACGGACGTATGACGCCGCCCTACGCGGCAACCCCAACATTCGCCTCATCCTGAATCATAACGATTTTCTCCTGGCGGACGAGGACCTGGTCTGGCTCCACGCCACCTTTCCCCCGAGCCAGTTGACGGTTTTCGAACAAGGCGGCCATCTGGGGAACCTTAATCACCCCGGAGTGCAGCAGGCTATTTTGGGCGCCCTGTCAGGTTTGAAGTCAGCCCCATCCAAATCCCCCTGA
- a CDS encoding rhodanese-like domain-containing protein, translated as MNAWLKAPLTQALSIVLLGLGVGVAGNQLSPRGLPWITPPRQTTKAEAFISLTQARELWQLGGAFFLDARAPEDYAAGHIGNALNLPALSFARHFGEIAPMLTPESLLVLYCEGKECDLSHRLAATMRQQGYTNIHLLSNGWAAWRQAGLPTTKGGQK; from the coding sequence ATGAATGCCTGGCTGAAAGCACCGTTGACGCAAGCCCTGAGCATCGTTCTACTCGGTCTCGGGGTGGGCGTGGCGGGCAATCAGCTCTCGCCGCGCGGGCTGCCCTGGATTACTCCGCCCCGGCAAACCACCAAAGCGGAAGCATTCATTTCGCTCACCCAAGCCAGGGAACTCTGGCAACTCGGCGGCGCTTTCTTTCTGGACGCCCGCGCGCCGGAGGATTACGCCGCCGGCCATATCGGGAACGCGCTGAATCTGCCCGCATTATCGTTCGCGCGACATTTCGGTGAAATAGCGCCCATGCTGACGCCGGAGTCGCTGCTGGTCCTCTATTGCGAAGGCAAGGAATGCGACCTCAGCCATCGTCTGGCCGCAACGATGCGCCAGCAGGGCTACACAAATATCCATCTCCTATCGAATGGCTGGGCCGCTTGGCGCCAGGCGGGGCTGCCGACGACCAAGGGAGGTCAAAAATGA
- a CDS encoding choice-of-anchor R domain-containing protein → MKNLLNLSPRLRALRHSSLLLLAAGLAAGFPAKAAVLIGNLGEPNDTNYSVNDTGTAASFTVGGSSAVLGGITAKLNNGEIPGFMGDGVVHYHAFVYNDVASNPGSSLYDLGSFTYTTPYGTASDVTFNALTSPTLAANTTYWVVLTVDSGDYGQWQASLASKNQTGDPGWTIGDSARFVGNTFAYDSVPLFAVNAAAVPEPSTWALAGLSLLGMISWRRLGRKQVS, encoded by the coding sequence ATGAAAAATCTGCTGAACCTCTCTCCAAGGCTTCGAGCCTTGCGTCATTCCTCGTTGCTGTTGCTCGCCGCTGGATTGGCTGCGGGCTTCCCCGCGAAGGCGGCCGTGTTGATCGGGAATCTCGGTGAACCCAATGATACAAATTACAGCGTTAATGACACAGGAACTGCGGCATCCTTTACCGTTGGTGGCTCAAGCGCCGTCCTGGGTGGGATTACCGCGAAATTAAACAATGGAGAAATACCGGGATTCATGGGCGATGGCGTGGTGCATTATCATGCCTTTGTCTATAATGACGTAGCCAGTAATCCAGGGTCATCCTTATACGATCTCGGCAGCTTTACTTACACCACCCCCTATGGAACTGCCAGTGATGTGACTTTCAACGCGCTAACCAGTCCGACGCTCGCCGCCAACACCACGTATTGGGTGGTGCTTACGGTTGATTCCGGTGATTACGGGCAATGGCAGGCATCCCTTGCATCAAAAAATCAAACAGGCGATCCCGGTTGGACCATCGGCGATTCCGCCCGTTTCGTGGGAAATACGTTTGCGTACGATTCAGTTCCCCTGTTTGCCGTGAATGCCGCCGCCGTTCCCGAGCCTTCCACGTGGGCTTTGGCGGGTTTGAGCTTGTTGGGCATGATTAGCTGGCGGCGGTTGGGGCGGAAGCAGGTTTCTTGA
- a CDS encoding MauE/DoxX family redox-associated membrane protein, translated as MKTSPLGSCVNAMLRLLVGGAFVAAGALKIADPAKFAQDVSNYRLVPHELINLVAILVPWLEVTAGLFVLAGIWLQAAALVITSLTVLFFAIIVSALVRGLNIECGCFGTIGGKHIGLVNLAIDSTLLVLASLLAWRSRDCPADQIFSEAGTQNSAPPLEASPKGSSVTVRESRHIVCSDPLR; from the coding sequence ATGAAAACCTCACCGCTCGGATCCTGCGTTAACGCGATGCTGCGTTTGCTCGTGGGCGGGGCGTTTGTGGCCGCTGGCGCCCTCAAGATCGCCGATCCCGCCAAGTTTGCCCAGGACGTGAGCAACTACCGGCTGGTGCCGCACGAACTGATCAACCTGGTGGCGATCCTGGTCCCCTGGCTGGAGGTCACGGCTGGATTGTTTGTGCTGGCCGGCATTTGGCTGCAGGCCGCCGCGCTGGTCATCACCAGCCTGACGGTGCTGTTTTTCGCCATCATTGTATCGGCGCTCGTGCGCGGATTGAATATTGAATGCGGCTGCTTTGGAACGATCGGCGGCAAACATATCGGGCTGGTCAATCTCGCGATTGATTCCACGCTCCTTGTCCTCGCGTCACTTTTGGCCTGGCGATCCAGGGATTGCCCGGCCGACCAAATCTTCAGCGAAGCCGGTACGCAGAATTCTGCGCCACCACTCGAGGCTTCACCGAAGGGCAGTTCGGTAACTGTGCGGGAGTCGCGTCATATTGTGTGTAGCGACCCTCTCCGGTAG
- a CDS encoding DNA methyltransferase, with translation MPLSWNEIRHRAIAFANEWQGETREAAERQTFWNEFFHVFGIRRRTVATFEEPVKKLSGDWGFIDLFWPGKLLVEHKTAGADLGKAHAQGMDYIRGLKNSGRDAEIPRWLLVSDFTRVALHDLEPEQDPDAPLLQRLPPSIEFPLAEFHKHIRHFAFVAGYTQHRLDPESPANLEATQLMCNLHDALEHGGYTGHELKRFLVRILFCLFAEDTGLFPTKGFELLIRDRTAEDGSDLGLRLAHLFRILNTDTTQRQKNLDEDLSQFPYVNGELFSEKLEFADFNADMRNGLLACCRFHWETISPAVFGSLFQAVMDSKERRQVGAHYTAEKNILKLIRSLFLDDLRAEFESIKTNRSTRRTARLEEFHAKLANLTFLDPACGCGNFLVITYRELRKLELEVLLELHGHQHEMALDYVNKLSKLNVHQFYGIEIEEFPARIAEVALWLTDHQANIALSQAFSQLVLRLPLHSSPHILVANALRTDWSRVLAPKKCSFILGNPPFVGAKLLNAEQKADLGGICGLVKNGGTLDYVTGWYFKAADYVKGTTIRCAFVSTNSISQGEQPGVLWGDLFARHQMKIHFAHRTFPWESEARGKAHVHVVIIGFGAGEVESKFITDYETGGDNPTCTQVTNVSPYLFQGGDYALINRTNALCNSPEMGIGNKPIDDGNYLFTEAEKREFLKLEPNAKAYFHPFFGADDFLYNKPRWILWLGDAEPQTLRRTPEVMKRIEAVRKFREASRSSPTRKLALTPTRFHVENMPKSDYLLIPRHSSERRHYIPIGYVQAHILAGDSCLILPDATLFHFAVLTSAMHMAWVKHVCGRLKSDYRYSAGVVYNNFPWPENPSPAQRKTVEAAAQAVLDVRAKFPKSTLADLYDPVAMPAALAKAHATLDRTVDRCYRKESFETDRQRVEYLFQLYEQITAPLAPTAKPKRAARRKKKETDVPPLLAQQVPNADQAAADAAHAYFLHEEPPPIAPVN, from the coding sequence ATGCCACTTTCGTGGAATGAGATTCGTCACCGCGCCATCGCCTTTGCCAACGAGTGGCAAGGCGAAACCCGCGAGGCTGCCGAGCGCCAAACGTTCTGGAATGAGTTCTTCCATGTGTTCGGCATCCGCCGCCGCACCGTGGCCACGTTCGAGGAGCCGGTCAAGAAACTCTCAGGGGATTGGGGCTTCATTGACCTGTTCTGGCCCGGCAAACTGCTCGTCGAGCACAAGACCGCCGGGGCGGACCTCGGCAAAGCCCACGCGCAAGGCATGGATTACATTCGCGGCTTGAAGAACTCCGGGCGCGATGCGGAAATTCCCCGTTGGCTGCTCGTCTCTGATTTCACGCGCGTTGCGTTGCATGATTTGGAGCCGGAACAAGACCCGGATGCCCCGCTGTTGCAACGGTTGCCGCCCAGCATTGAGTTTCCGCTCGCAGAGTTTCACAAGCATATCCGCCATTTTGCGTTCGTCGCCGGATATACCCAGCATCGGCTGGACCCGGAAAGCCCCGCAAACCTCGAAGCCACCCAGCTCATGTGCAACCTGCACGATGCCTTGGAGCATGGCGGCTACACTGGGCACGAACTCAAACGGTTCCTGGTCCGCATCCTCTTTTGTCTTTTCGCTGAAGACACCGGCCTTTTCCCGACCAAAGGTTTTGAATTGTTAATCCGCGATCGTACCGCCGAGGATGGCTCCGATCTCGGTCTCCGTTTGGCACATCTGTTTCGCATTCTCAACACGGATACCACGCAACGCCAAAAGAACCTGGATGAGGACCTGAGCCAGTTCCCGTATGTGAACGGCGAACTCTTTTCCGAGAAGCTGGAGTTTGCGGATTTCAATGCCGACATGCGTAATGGGCTGCTGGCCTGTTGCCGCTTTCATTGGGAGACTATTTCCCCCGCCGTCTTCGGATCGCTCTTCCAAGCCGTCATGGACAGCAAGGAGCGCCGCCAGGTGGGCGCGCATTATACGGCGGAAAAGAATATCCTGAAACTCATTCGTTCACTGTTTCTGGATGATCTGCGGGCAGAGTTTGAAAGCATCAAGACCAACCGTTCCACCCGCCGCACCGCCCGGCTGGAGGAATTCCATGCTAAACTGGCCAACCTGACGTTCCTCGATCCCGCCTGCGGGTGCGGCAATTTTCTGGTCATCACCTACCGTGAACTGCGCAAGCTGGAATTGGAAGTGCTGCTGGAATTGCACGGTCACCAGCATGAAATGGCACTGGATTACGTTAATAAACTTTCCAAACTCAACGTCCACCAGTTCTACGGCATCGAGATCGAGGAATTCCCGGCCCGCATCGCGGAAGTCGCACTGTGGCTCACCGATCATCAAGCCAACATCGCCCTTTCGCAGGCATTCTCCCAACTGGTGCTGCGGTTGCCGCTGCATTCCTCCCCGCACATCCTCGTAGCGAATGCGCTGCGCACGGATTGGAGTAGGGTCCTTGCGCCGAAAAAATGCTCATTCATTTTGGGGAACCCGCCGTTTGTGGGCGCAAAGCTGTTAAACGCAGAGCAAAAGGCTGATTTGGGTGGCATTTGTGGCCTTGTCAAAAATGGCGGCACGCTCGACTACGTTACCGGCTGGTATTTCAAGGCGGCGGATTATGTGAAAGGAACGACGATTCGTTGCGCGTTCGTTTCCACCAACTCGATCAGCCAGGGCGAACAACCGGGTGTCCTATGGGGCGATCTTTTCGCACGGCATCAGATGAAGATTCATTTTGCGCACCGGACTTTTCCGTGGGAGAGCGAAGCGCGCGGCAAAGCACATGTGCATGTCGTTATCATTGGTTTTGGGGCTGGCGAGGTTGAGAGCAAATTCATTACCGACTACGAAACAGGCGGTGACAATCCCACCTGCACGCAAGTTACGAATGTCAGCCCTTATCTTTTTCAAGGTGGGGATTATGCGCTAATCAATCGAACGAATGCGCTGTGCAACTCACCCGAGATGGGGATTGGCAATAAGCCAATTGATGACGGCAATTATCTTTTCACCGAGGCGGAAAAGCGTGAATTCCTTAAGTTGGAGCCGAATGCCAAAGCCTATTTCCACCCATTCTTTGGAGCGGACGATTTTCTTTATAACAAACCGCGCTGGATTTTGTGGCTTGGTGATGCCGAGCCGCAAACGCTGCGGCGGACGCCCGAAGTAATGAAGCGGATCGAAGCGGTGCGCAAGTTTCGCGAAGCCAGCAGAAGCAGCCCCACCCGAAAACTCGCCTTAACGCCGACCCGTTTTCATGTGGAGAACATGCCGAAAAGCGATTACTTGCTGATCCCACGGCATAGTTCTGAACGCCGCCATTACATTCCCATTGGCTACGTTCAAGCACACATCTTGGCAGGGGATAGCTGCCTCATTCTGCCAGATGCGACGCTATTTCATTTTGCTGTTTTAACGTCTGCCATGCACATGGCTTGGGTAAAGCATGTATGTGGGCGGTTGAAAAGTGATTACCGTTATTCTGCTGGCGTCGTCTATAACAACTTCCCTTGGCCCGAGAACCCCAGCCCAGCCCAACGGAAAACAGTCGAAGCAGCCGCGCAGGCAGTGCTGGATGTGCGGGCCAAGTTTCCCAAGTCCACGCTGGCCGATCTTTACGATCCCGTCGCCATGCCCGCCGCATTGGCCAAAGCCCATGCCACCCTCGACCGCACCGTGGATCGTTGTTATCGCAAAGAATCATTCGAGACAGACCGTCAGCGAGTCGAATACCTGTTCCAGCTTTACGAACAGATCACCGCCCCGTTGGCCCCCACCGCCAAACCAAAGCGTGCCGCCCGCCGCAAAAAGAAAGAGACTGATGTTCCGCCACTTTTGGCGCAACAGGTTCCCAATGCCGATCAAGCCGCCGCGGACGCCGCTCACGCTTATTTCCTCCACGAAGAGCCGCCACCGATAGCACCGGTTAACTGA
- a CDS encoding cytochrome B6: MSSYMPVVPKEEFSATMARMKAEKATVMKRQLDLLKARYDLRNDPEPNVTMTRGKPVQQGIRVKLTPGMNWEQLTTLTPEEIRRRDLFPAGFLPLPHPNHPDGGMLFPQFEIEEMKRQEGRDLTRFDLDFDLPDHFLPEFPAPIFLTTRPDLGDVTHGKLVTMDNYFELFDGILNPKQIEGLRLLLTPFPQQQFNQTSDRRSERPHRGVACFDCHANGHANGATHLVGDVRPQEYRHRLDTPSLRGVNIQRLFGSQRALKSVEDFTEFEQRGAYFDGDPVIATKKGVNVLERGSQVHFMAEFQALLDFPPAPKLDLLGKLDPQKASAAELRGQDLFFGKAQCVLCHAPPYYTDNSMHNLKVERFFKTKTINGRVASADGPIKTFPLRGIKDSPPYLHDGRLLTLADTVEFFNLVLGTKLNGAEKGDLLAFLLVL, encoded by the coding sequence ATGTCGAGCTACATGCCCGTCGTCCCCAAAGAGGAGTTCTCCGCCACCATGGCCCGGATGAAGGCGGAGAAAGCAACCGTAATGAAGCGGCAACTGGATCTGCTGAAGGCGCGTTACGATTTACGCAATGACCCCGAGCCCAACGTCACCATGACCCGGGGCAAACCCGTCCAACAAGGCATCCGCGTAAAGCTCACCCCCGGCATGAACTGGGAGCAGTTGACCACCCTGACACCGGAGGAGATCCGTCGCCGCGATCTTTTTCCAGCGGGATTTTTGCCCCTGCCTCATCCCAATCATCCGGATGGCGGCATGCTCTTTCCGCAGTTTGAGATTGAGGAAATGAAGCGGCAAGAAGGACGGGACCTGACCCGGTTCGATCTCGATTTCGATTTGCCGGACCATTTCCTCCCGGAATTCCCCGCCCCCATCTTTTTGACGACCCGCCCGGACTTGGGCGACGTCACGCACGGCAAACTCGTGACGATGGACAATTACTTTGAATTGTTCGACGGCATTTTGAACCCCAAACAAATCGAAGGACTGCGACTCCTGTTGACCCCGTTTCCGCAACAACAATTCAATCAAACCAGCGACCGCCGTTCCGAGCGGCCGCACCGTGGTGTGGCCTGCTTCGATTGTCACGCCAATGGACACGCCAACGGGGCCACCCATCTGGTCGGCGACGTGCGCCCGCAGGAATACCGGCATCGGCTGGATACGCCGTCGTTGCGAGGCGTGAATATCCAACGCCTGTTCGGTTCCCAGCGGGCGTTGAAATCCGTGGAGGATTTTACGGAGTTCGAACAACGTGGCGCCTATTTCGACGGTGATCCGGTGATCGCGACGAAAAAGGGCGTCAATGTTCTGGAGCGGGGCAGCCAAGTGCATTTTATGGCGGAGTTTCAGGCGCTGCTCGATTTTCCGCCGGCGCCGAAACTCGACCTGCTTGGGAAATTGGATCCCCAGAAAGCCTCCGCAGCGGAACTCCGGGGGCAGGATCTCTTCTTTGGCAAGGCCCAATGTGTGCTTTGCCATGCGCCGCCGTATTATACCGACAACTCGATGCACAACCTGAAAGTGGAACGGTTTTTTAAAACCAAGACCATCAATGGCCGGGTTGCCAGCGCGGATGGCCCGATCAAAACCTTCCCTTTGCGCGGGATCAAGGATTCCCCGCCTTACCTCCACGATGGGCGGCTCCTGACCCTGGCGGACACGGTGGAATTCTTTAACCTGGTGCTCGGCACCAAGCTGAACGGCGCGGAGAAAGGCGATCTGCTGGCCTTTCTGCTCGTTTTATAA
- a CDS encoding glycogen-binding domain-containing protein, translating into MKHNHNHDNQVKCTGPQLEPVRFEFSHATATTVCVAGTFNDWHPTAKPMHPLGQGRWLKETVLPAGCYEYRLVVDGQWIADPLAKETVANPFGEHNSILKVGNSMEAAHLDEAEHLPLKNANESKIRTL; encoded by the coding sequence ATGAAACACAATCACAACCATGATAACCAAGTCAAGTGTACCGGCCCCCAATTGGAACCGGTTCGCTTTGAATTCTCCCATGCCACTGCCACCACGGTTTGTGTGGCGGGAACGTTCAATGACTGGCATCCGACAGCCAAGCCCATGCATCCCTTGGGCCAGGGTCGGTGGCTGAAGGAAACCGTATTGCCAGCCGGCTGCTACGAATACCGCCTGGTGGTGGATGGCCAATGGATTGCCGATCCGCTCGCCAAGGAAACCGTGGCCAACCCGTTCGGCGAACATAACTCGATTTTGAAGGTTGGTAACTCGATGGAGGCAGCCCATCTCGACGAGGCGGAACACTTACCTTTGAAGAACGCCAACGAATCGAAAATTCGAACCCTTTGA
- a CDS encoding PRC-barrel domain-containing protein — protein sequence MLQSIKALCGVKLGANDGHIGQVKDFYFDDQNWTIRYLVADTAAWLPGRQVLISPHSLGRLDATGDFLRVNLTRKQIEHSPSIELHKPVSRQYEEDYYRYYGWPYYWQGNAVWGMSGFPILEMPATPFQREHTPASDPPPGEHSDAHLRSTNAVNGYHVQASDGPIGHLCDFLFYDRTWEIGRLVIKTDEWLADREVQLSTSKIDQISYEESTVYVKLTRADIEQGSALHLAPAGAGE from the coding sequence ATGTTACAAAGCATTAAAGCGTTGTGCGGCGTCAAACTCGGCGCCAACGATGGCCACATTGGCCAGGTGAAAGACTTCTATTTTGATGATCAAAACTGGACGATCCGTTATCTGGTGGCGGACACCGCCGCGTGGCTGCCGGGGCGCCAGGTTCTGATCTCGCCTCATTCGCTCGGCCGCCTTGACGCGACCGGCGACTTCCTGCGGGTGAACCTGACCCGCAAACAGATTGAGCACAGCCCTTCAATCGAGTTGCACAAGCCAGTGTCGCGGCAATACGAAGAAGACTATTACCGGTACTACGGCTGGCCCTATTACTGGCAAGGGAATGCGGTGTGGGGAATGAGTGGGTTTCCGATTTTGGAAATGCCTGCCACCCCTTTCCAGCGTGAACATACCCCGGCGAGTGATCCGCCGCCGGGTGAACATTCCGATGCCCATCTGCGCAGCACCAATGCGGTGAACGGCTACCACGTCCAGGCCAGCGACGGACCGATTGGTCACCTGTGTGACTTTCTGTTTTACGACCGGACTTGGGAGATCGGGAGACTGGTCATCAAAACCGATGAATGGCTTGCGGACCGGGAAGTGCAACTATCCACCAGTAAAATTGACCAGATCAGTTACGAGGAATCCACCGTGTACGTAAAATTGACCAGGGCCGACATCGAGCAAGGTTCCGCGCTTCATCTGGCTCCGGCGGGTGCGGGGGAATGA